ATCGGCCGGAAAAGCGGGGTAAACTACCTTCAACCCTGGCGTTTTTGTAAACCAGGCCTCGTTGCTTTGCGAGTGGAAAGGCCCGGCACCGGTGCCTGCGCCGGTTGGCATACGTACAACCATATCAACGGCCTGCGCCCAGCGGTAATGGGTTTTGGCCAGGTTATTAATAATCTGGTTAAATCCGCAGGTAACAAAATCGGCAAACTGCATTTCAACAATAGCTTTGTAGCCGTTGAGCGCTAAGCCCATACCCGCGCCAACAATGCCCGATTCGCAGATGGGGGTGTTGCGTACGCGGCCTTTACCAAATTCTTCTACAAAGCCCTGGGTTATTTTAAATGCGCCGCCATATTCGGCAATATCCTGCCCCATAACTACCAGGTTTGGATACTTGCGCATCCCCTGGCGCATGCCGTCGCTTATAGCATCTATATACCGCTTATTGGTTGCCGGGCTTGCCGGTGGTTGGCTTGCCGGGAATTGATAAGGCCGGTACATATCGGCCACTTCGGTTTCAATATCCGGCACAATATCAGCCTCGCTGTAAACCTTTTCAAATTCCGATTCAATAAGCGTGGTAAACTCTTTCCTGATAATAGGAATCCATTCAGGCAGCAGCACGCGTTCATTCAATAAATATTTCTCGAAATTAGCCAGCGGGTCTTTAGCACCCCACCACTCAAATAAGTTTTGCGGTACATATTTAGTACCCGAAGCTTCTTCGTGGCCGCGCATCCTGAAGGTCATGCATTCCAGCAAAACCGGTCTGGGGTTTGCTCCAATGCTGTTTTTTATATCCGTTATGGTATGGTACACCTCTAAAATATTGTTGCCATCAATACGGCGGCCCTCCATGCCGTAGCCTATAGCTTTATCAACCAGCTGGGTGCAATGATATTGCTCGTTTGTAGGGGTTGATAAGCCGTAACCATTGTTCTCGATAAGGAAAATAACAGGCAAATTCCAAACCGCCGCAATATTTAAAGCCTCATGAAAATCCCCTTCGCTGGTAGCTCCTTCGCCGGTATAAACCAGGGTGGTTTTATGCCGGTTAGATAATACATCAGCCAGTGCTATGCCGTCGGCTAAGGCCAACTGTGGCCCCAGGTGCGATATCATCCCAATGATCTTATATTCCTGTGTGCCGAAATGAAAAGACCTATCGCGCCCCTTGGTAAAACCCGATGGCTTGCCCTGCCATTGCGCCATTAACCGCGAAAGCGGGATATTACGCGTTGTAAAAACACCCAGGTTGCGGTGCATAGGCAAAATATACTCATCGTCGGCCATGGCCAGGGTACTGCCAACGGCAATGGCTTCCTGCCCTATGCCCGAAAACCATTTGCCAATGCGGCCCTGCCTTAACAGGATGAGCATTTTCTCCTCGACCATGCGTGGCAGCAACAGTTTTCTGTAAAAAGACAGCAACGTGTCGTTATCAAGGTATTTACGATCAAAAATCATAAGGTAAAACTACTGAAGTTTTTAAATGGCAAGGCCTTCAACAAGGTCAAAAAATAATTTTTTCGGGTTAAACTTTGTATGTTTGGTAATTCCTAACTAAAAACGATGAAACGATTTGTATATTTAATATTGGCGGTATTGTTGATCATTGGTTTTACGGCCTACGCGCAAGATTTCTTTTTATTGCCCGGCAGTTTCTATATGAAAAAAGGCGATAACATTAACCTGCACTTGTTAAGCGGCAATGAATTTGCAAAGGAGGGGGAGTACAAATACGACGGCGCCAAGATCTCGAAATTTGTATTGTACGAAGGAAAGAAACAGACCGACCTGAGCAAATTGCCAAAAGATACGGCATCAAATATATTAAACTACAAACTGGAAAGCCCTGGTTTAGCTACCATCGAAGTCATCAAAAGTGAGAATGTAGAATCGGAAAGAAACAAGTTTTTAAAATACCTGAGCAGCGAAGGGCTTGACCAAATTGCCGAAGAGGCAAAAGCCAACAATCAGCAATACTTTGTAGAAAAAACAACCCGCTACTTAAAAACACTGGTAACTGTTGATAAACCAACCGACCGGGATTTTGAAAAGCCACTGAACGAGGAATACGAAATTGTTATTAAACAAAACCCCTACAAAGCCGATTACGGCGATGATGTTACTGCCGAGGTTCTTTTTCATGGCAAGCCGTTGAAAGACGCTGTGGTTATTTTGTACGTAAAAACAATTAACGGCAATGTTTATCCCCAGAAATTGAGCGCTGATGCAAGTGGGCTTATATTTTTTAAACTAAGCCGCGAAGGGATATACATGTTAAGCTCGGTACATATTGAAGCATCGAAAGACAAAAATGCCGATTTTGAAAGTTGGGGAACCACCTTCACTTTTGCTTTTACCAATAACGGCAGCATGCCCGATACCTACCGCGAATTTGGCTTCGGCAACAAGCATTAAAGTATAATCGATTTATATATCCAACACCGAACTTCCAATATCGAATAATGAAGTGAAAATCTCGGTGTTGGATATTCAACATTCATTATTCGATATTATTTGCGCTTATCTTAATCACACTGGGCTTAGGCCCCATGATGCACGCCTTCGGCAATCTCTTCAATGGCTTTTCGGTTAAAGGCATCCAGGTCGGCTGGGGTGCGGCTTGTTACCAGGCCGTTGTCAACCACAACCTCTTCGTCAACCCAATCAGCACCTGCATTTATCAGGTCGGTTTTTAAAGACGGATAGGAAGTAAGGCGGCGGCCATTAATCAATCCTGTTTCAATAAGCACCTGCGGGCCATGGCAAATGGCTGCTACCGGTTTCCCTTCATCTAAAAATGCTGATGCAAAAGCTATCGCATCTTTATTTTGTCTTAACTTATCGGGGTTTAGTACGCCACCAGGCAAAACCAACGCGTCATAATCATCGGGGCTCACTTCGCTCA
The genomic region above belongs to Mucilaginibacter sp. KACC 22773 and contains:
- a CDS encoding type 1 glutamine amidotransferase domain-containing protein — its product is MASLNDRKVAILTEEGFEQVELTSPKAALEAAGATVHVISPKAGKIKAWDKTNWGIEINVNKQLSEVSPDDYDALVLPGGVLNPDKLRQNKDAIAFASAFLDEGKPVAAICHGPQVLIETGLINGRRLTSYPSLKTDLINAGADWVDEEVVVDNGLVTSRTPADLDAFNRKAIEEIAEGVHHGA
- a CDS encoding alpha-ketoacid dehydrogenase subunit alpha/beta, with the protein product MIFDRKYLDNDTLLSFYRKLLLPRMVEEKMLILLRQGRIGKWFSGIGQEAIAVGSTLAMADDEYILPMHRNLGVFTTRNIPLSRLMAQWQGKPSGFTKGRDRSFHFGTQEYKIIGMISHLGPQLALADGIALADVLSNRHKTTLVYTGEGATSEGDFHEALNIAAVWNLPVIFLIENNGYGLSTPTNEQYHCTQLVDKAIGYGMEGRRIDGNNILEVYHTITDIKNSIGANPRPVLLECMTFRMRGHEEASGTKYVPQNLFEWWGAKDPLANFEKYLLNERVLLPEWIPIIRKEFTTLIESEFEKVYSEADIVPDIETEVADMYRPYQFPASQPPASPATNKRYIDAISDGMRQGMRKYPNLVVMGQDIAEYGGAFKITQGFVEEFGKGRVRNTPICESGIVGAGMGLALNGYKAIVEMQFADFVTCGFNQIINNLAKTHYRWAQAVDMVVRMPTGAGTGAGPFHSQSNEAWFTKTPGLKVVYPAFPADAKGLLLAAIDDPNPVIYFEHKYLYRSISGEVPDNDVLIEIGKANIVQQGEKATIITFGLGVHWALEYAAKHPELSLEVIDLRSLLPWDKNAVEQSVKKTGRALVLHEDTLTSGFGAEIAAHIAEHCFKCLDAPVMRCGSLDTAIPMNKALEDQFLAKARLAKIMEKLLGY
- a CDS encoding DUF4198 domain-containing protein, producing MKRFVYLILAVLLIIGFTAYAQDFFLLPGSFYMKKGDNINLHLLSGNEFAKEGEYKYDGAKISKFVLYEGKKQTDLSKLPKDTASNILNYKLESPGLATIEVIKSENVESERNKFLKYLSSEGLDQIAEEAKANNQQYFVEKTTRYLKTLVTVDKPTDRDFEKPLNEEYEIVIKQNPYKADYGDDVTAEVLFHGKPLKDAVVILYVKTINGNVYPQKLSADASGLIFFKLSREGIYMLSSVHIEASKDKNADFESWGTTFTFAFTNNGSMPDTYREFGFGNKH